In Brachybacterium saurashtrense, the genomic stretch ACCGGCCAGACGGTCTACCTCTCCGCCACCCCTGCCGAGTACGAGCTGAACCGCGCGAACGGGGTGGTCGAGCAGATCATCCGGCCCACGGGCCTGGTGGACCCCGAGGTGATCGTCAAGCCCGTCACGGGCCAGATCGACGACCTGCGCGAGGAGATCGAGAAGCGGGTGCAGCGCGACGAGCGCGTGCTCGTCACCACGCTCACCAAGCGCATGGCCGAGGACCTCACCGACTTCCTGCTCGAGAACGGGGTGCGGGTGCAGTACCTGCACTCGGACGTGGACACGCTGCGCCGCATCGAGCTGCTGCGCTCCCTGCGCCAGGGCGAGTTCGACGTGCTGGTGGGCATCAACCTGCTGCGCGAGGGCCTGGACCTGCCCGAGGTGTCGCTGGTGGCGATCCTGGACGCGGACAAGGAGGGCTTCCTCCGCTCCCGCACCTCGCTGATCCAGACGATCGGCCGCGCGGCCCGCAACGTCTCGGGACAGGTGCACATGTACGCCGACAGGATCACCGACTCGATGCAGGAGGCGATCGACGAGACCAACCGCCGCCGCGAGAAGCAGATCGCCTACAACACCGAGCACGGCATCGACCCGACGCCGCTGCGCAAGCGGATCGCGGACGTCACCGACATGCTCGCCCGCGAGGACATCGACACCGACACGCTCATGGCCACCGACTACCGCTCCGGGAAGGACAAGGTGGCCCGGGACCGCGCCCGCGCGAACGCGGTCGAGTCGGTGCAGGGCCGCAAGGTGGACCTGGGCGACGATCCGGTGGGCGCGCTCACCGGCATGATCGACGAGATGACGGCCCAGATGCACCAGGCCGCCGAGTCGCTGAACTTCGAGGTCGCGGCCCGGCTGCGCGACGAGGTGCAGGAGCTGAAGAAGGAGCTGCGCGCGGTGCAGCGGTCCTGAGCCGATGACGACAAGGCGCGGGCGCGCGCTGGGCGCCGTGCTGACCGCCGGGCACCGGCTGCGCCGGTTCTGGTGGCGGGTGCGCACGCCGCGCACCTACGGTGTGAAGGTGCTGCTGCGCCACCCCGAGCGGCCCGAGCTGTTCCTGGCCGTGCGCCATTCCTACGTGGACCAGGACCGGTGGGCGTTGCCCGGAGGGCGCTACCGCCCTGCCCGGGAGACTCCCGCCTCGGCGGCCAGGCGCGAGGTGCGCGAGGAGCTCGGCCTCGCGATCCGGGGCGAGCTCGCGGAGCTGAGCACCCTCGAGGCGAGGACCGAGGGCAAGCGCGACACCCTCACGCTCCTGTCGGGCAGCGCCGACGGGTTCGAGGTGCGCACCTCCCTCGAGCTGCGCGAGGTCCGCTGGCTGCGCATCGACCTCGCCGACGTGCCGGACGGGGACCGCGTCTCGCGCTGGCTCCGCCTCGCGCTGGAGCGCGACGTCGACCGGGCCGACGACGGAGCTTCCGGACCGACGTGAGTCTCACGGCTCCAGCTGCGCGCGGCGATGGCCGATCTCCCGCAGCGCGACGTGCAGCGGGGAGCCCTCAAATGGCAGCGTGCGCAGATCGGCCTTCTGGGCTGCTCGCAGCGCGAGAGCCATCGCGCTCCGGGCGGCCGGCGGCGGGAGCCCGAGCGAGTCGGCGAACGACTCCCAGTGACGGGTGCGGAGGCTCGTGGTGCGTCCGTCGACGCTCAGGGCCATGGTGAAGTCCCGATAGACCGCCGTGCAGGGGACGTCGTAGATCGGGGCCACCTGCCAGCGGCCGTCCGGAGCCCGCAGGATCGAGATGTTCTTCGCGTGCAGGTCTCCGTTCCCGGTGAGCCACGCGAAGAGGAACTGCAGATACAGATTGCGCACGGCGAGCATGGGGGCTGCCGTGCGCCGTGCGAGGGCGAGGGCCGCCTCCTCGCTGGTGACCGCGTACTTCGC encodes the following:
- a CDS encoding NUDIX domain-containing protein, producing MTTRRGRALGAVLTAGHRLRRFWWRVRTPRTYGVKVLLRHPERPELFLAVRHSYVDQDRWALPGGRYRPARETPASAARREVREELGLAIRGELAELSTLEARTEGKRDTLTLLSGSADGFEVRTSLELREVRWLRIDLADVPDGDRVSRWLRLALERDVDRADDGASGPT
- a CDS encoding HipA domain-containing protein → MQVVPAGSVPAEPSPLADADPAHLDFRSLTDAPDRHALPGVQAKASATMLTSPFTTTAERALLKIDPPDHPHLVANEELHLAAARALRLPVAEHRVVRDGQGVPGLLVTRFDRVLVEDGASDRLAMEDAAQVLDVLPAAKYAVTSEEAALALARRTAAPMLAVRNLYLQFLFAWLTGNGDLHAKNISILRAPDGRWQVAPIYDVPCTAVYRDFTMALSVDGRTTSLRTRHWESFADSLGLPPPAARSAMALALRAAQKADLRTLPFEGSPLHVALREIGHRRAQLEP